The Diospyros lotus cultivar Yz01 chromosome 11, ASM1463336v1, whole genome shotgun sequence region TTTCCTTAGTTACAGCAAAGCACGAGTGTCAGATGGGCATTTTAGAAGTAAATAAGCTTGAAATTTTACCAACCTTTGGGCGAATGGGCTTCACAAAGGATGGTCGCACAGGGAGGCCATAAACCTTTATTTGTGAAGGCTGAAGTCTAGCTTTGAGTGCCCTTTTTGCTACCTCTTCCGTGGGGCAATAGCATCTTGTCACAAGCTTATGAAACCTAAACATGAGTGGAATCCACAACACAATAACTGCACTATAAATAATACTATGTATGGTACATTTTAAGGGGCACATTAAGAGTGCAGAAATACCAGGTTGGATGGCAAGTGCTTAAATCTGTAACCACAGTGGTGAATACAATCTTCTTCAAAAGGCCCCTTGCCCGCAAGATACGAAGTGGAACATGCTGCATCAAAGGATGTACACTGATAATTATATCTGGCCGGTACTTCATCAAACCTTTGGCAACCTCGCTGTAAAAGTACAGGATAGCAAAATGAGCCGAGAATAACAAATAATACAGCTGGGAAAGATTCCACATGTGCAGCTCCGAATTTTTtattgcaaattaaattaaaatgaagtTCACAAATTGCATAGGGATCCTGGGACTTTGGAAAAATgagaagggaaaaggaaaagaaaagaaagaatgtaAGCATAGGCATAAGGGTCTGAAACAGTGAACTTGTCACAAAAACAGGAAAACATGAAGTAGAGTGTATGACCCTAAGATGCTAAACAGCTTACATCAAGAGTCAGCTAAGTCTATCTCTGTTTGCTAACTTTACTTACATAGGCTACCTTCCATAGTTATCAGGAATGCGGTACAGTTGGGGTCATAGTAAAGGAACAGGTATGGAGTTAGTAAGCTAATTTCATGCTACAAAGGAGGTAGAGTTAGTTGATTTGTTATTTTGGGTTGTGGTATATTTTATAGTTGTACTCAGGTCAAAATTAGTTGGATTGATACAGTGCGATTATAGAAGTTGGTTTGTGttgttttgtttggttttgaatttatttctatGTTCTAGTACAACTTATGCAACGAAAAATCCTATGCAAATAAAGTCACATTTGAATATGATTCAAAATGcaatagtatatatatacaagaaagtgAAGTAGGCAAGCTttcttttctctaattttctttgaaaattattgaCTTTAAGCTTCCCTAGTTTTAAATGATTTGAACTGAATTCATGCGCCACTTGGGATCCCCATTCCTAGGATTCGGATTGCATCCAAGGATGCAAAAGAACCACAATCCAGGTTGCatttagttattttcatttaatatttttaatacttttccctctcttttatTAAATCATTTCTCATGTCCCATTAATTTGATCATGTAGATTTTAACTGCAAAATCAATCAGattaatttttcaatcaaaattattcTGTGAAATCTTTTATTATCTTCTTCCTCTATCCTTATCAATACATCCTGAAGAAAATTTCAAATCGGATCTTGAATTGGAGGGTTAGTGTGAGCTTATCCATGTGGTTATGTAACCACATCAACCAGTAAGAGGATGGTGATAACATGTTGATGCCCCAAAACAAAAATCCATTAACATGATCAATAAACTTACATAAACAAACTATCTGACTATAGAACAGTAACTCAGTGTAACTATACTTCACATTAATCTCAATCTTCCACATCTGCCTACTTTTGGGCACTGATACTGAACTAAATATCCATACTTAAGTCCCAATTAAAGATAAATCTTTCAAACTGACTACTAGAACTTGCATCAAAGAACTTATATGGATTCACCAAAGTTGTGGAATAGTACAGGCTTTAGAACAAGAAAGTAACACAATCTGTACAACTCATACTCCCTCATAGtcataatttaatttccatAACCACATCTATGGTCCAAGAGGGAACATATGCCAATCTCACAGGAAAGCTGTTGCCCAATCCAAGTAAGAAATAATGCCAATTATGGTGGCATCGGCAATACAAACTAGTAAGCAAATTAAATTGCAGGACACTACTGCAATCCCCCACTTACACATACATGTACTAAAATGAGCACTTCAATAAAAGGGCATCCTTAGCGCACAAAGCTCCCTGCTTTGTAGGGGTTGGGGAGGATTGTTTTTGTGCACAGCTTTACCATTACTTTATAAAGAGGTTGTTTCTACAGCTTGAACACGTGACTATCCAGTCACAAAGGAACAACTTTACCATTGTAACCAAGGCTCGCCCCCTAATATAAACATTTTaacaagaaatataaattaGTGTGGCATTATTCATAGAGTGGAAATTGTTGCCTGCACCTCCGAATATGAAGACTTCAACGTGAAATGCTAGTTAGTCTAGCATTATTCACAAAGTGAAAATTGTTGCCTTAGCACCACAGGTGTTCCAAAAGACACAAATCTAATTATAATGTTAGCCTCACCGTGCGATAAATGTTGATGTCGCAGCGAAATTGGATTGGTGCACCACCCGCGGAGCAGAGGCATAATATGTCATCTTCCACAAAGGGCCATGTTTCACCAAGAAGCTGTAACTCCTGGGCAATTGGTTGAACGGCCAAGGCGTATGATCTGTCCATAAATCAGTCACAAACACCTGCAACAATACACTGTTTATAGCACACGGAAAATGATCACACAATAAATCAACACAAACTCACTGATCGTTTCTACTGAACCACCTGATATTCATCACCAAATTCTTCACTGAATGCGGCTTTAATGGCTTCTGCAGAAGCCCGGTGGCCGCCGCCGGTGTCGCTCATCAGAATAAGAACCTTCTTGGGACTCTCCGATTCAACGCCGTTCAATTGCAGCCCTTCTTCTTCCAAAACATCGCAGCCGTTATCATTGCCCGAGCCAATCCTAATAGAGGCAAAACCAAGTGGGATTCTCTCGCTGTGAAACCTAATAGCCCTATTGAACTCATTGAACAGCTTCCGGATTGTAGAAGCGCGTCGACTACTCAAACCCAACGAAGCCACGGTCTTGAACTTCCCATCAAAGTACAAGTAATTAGACAACAACGAAGAGTACCCATTTGAGTTGAGGATGTCGAGCTTATAATCAAATGCGAAGTTGCTCAATTTGGATGCTAAACCGAAGATATCGCCGTGTTCTTGAGTACTAACAGTCGAATACATGGCTGACAAGTGACGGAGAGGCGAGATTGAATCCAGTCAGTCGAAATCCATTGAGGGGTTCGACTGTAAGCAGAGATGGGTCTCCTTCTCTGTTGCAAAGGAACAGGAAacgagaggagagagagagggactTGGAGCCACAGAGAGGATTTAGCGAAGAGAATGAATGCTCCTTTGACTCGTAGTTTTCGaaccaaaatgaaatagaatataaaaacaaaaagcaaTGCCATTTtgtatcataaaaaaaaagtaattgtTGTGCTTTCGagaaaatacattaaaaaaatataaatattactttgaaatttaattttaatatttaaaataatttgtatattaatattattattatcaacatccaacaataaatttatattatatgagAGTATTTGTCATATATTTCTAGTTTCCTAAAAACTTATAAAACAGAAAATAATTAGAAACATGCGATGGTCTTTCAAGGATTATTCAATAGTTAAGTTAGTCATAATtggaaaacaaataaatattcaaGTAACTGCAGGAGAGTGTTCGTTTTAAACCTCTAATCTTTACGAGACCTATAAAATAGAAGATGATCAAAGATACGGAGTGCGTCCCTTACAAACcctttaatatttaagttagtttcaactaaaaaataaaaaagtatttaaataattttgatagaagttcttatatatttttatagagagagagactccttatttatagagattatAACTTACATGTATAGAAGCATTCGTGTTTTTCGAGACTATTTATTCTTGATCTCaaagtaaatattttaaaaatgagtttAACACATTTTTAACGAGTCGTAATTCAAAGAACCTCCAAAAATTGTATCTCTTGACCTAGGAGATACTCCGCGGGCACGCCAGGGGGAGGGGGGTCTGAGGCCTCCAATAAGATTTTGGGAAATTCTAATCGCAGCCCAAACAATTACTCTTCATAGCctactcaaattaaatttttaattttactcttTACCACCACCATAATTACTCTTTACAACccttaattttcaaatatactCTCTTCCTCACAGCCACACcattagggatggcaattgcaaccgaaaccgaaccagtcaacgcggttaaaaatcatttgactggataatggtttggttcgggaaaaaaccgaacactgtttcaatgggtatggtttggttcgaggaaaaaccgaacactgtttcaatgggtatgatttggttatggttttcactaaaaccaaaccagaaatcaaaccaaatggtgggtaaccgaaccaacccgaatatatataatatattatatataatataatatgcataatatgtatatataatatatattatatacaaccctaGCCACCCGAGCCTAGCCCATcccagcccaattgccttgcttgcaaacccttctccccttttcttctccttcctctctcgaccTCGCTCTCACCCTCGTTGCTTCTCACTCTTTGCCTCTCACTCGTCCGCgtgccctcgcccttgctctctgcatctctattgctctcgctcgccctcattggatctctcttgctctcgctagggctcggcccctactctcgcttgccctcgatctctctcaccctttctgcctcttttctcttgctcctccgcgCGAGCTCGCcagtcgccctcgctctctgcatctctcttgctctcactcgccctcgctagatctctcttgctctcgcaaGGGCTCAACCGCTCttgctctctctcaccctcaaTCTCTCTTACCCTcgctgcctcatctctcttcatattaatttattttttatatttataattttgttagatggagttggtttattcatttcaaatggatatgcatcaatttacgaagaatatattaatgttgttgatgaaggtattaactttcgtagctaatttttttagcttaaattacaatttaattatgcacatattaatttattgatcttaaaaattgtaggtttggaaatgtgattttatatccaataagttttgtaactttatgcaagaataaggtaactttattagaatttatctttatttgttgtgaaattatcaaaaaaatttatgaatgctatttgtctttgtttgttgatatggattaaactaaaaaaaaccatggttaaaccgaaaccgaatggtttggttatggttttaaatttttaaaaccaaatgggtaatggtttggttttggttttagtaatttaagtttgatttggttatgattttagcaaaaatcgaaaccaaaccgaaccattgccaaccctacaCACCATTTCTGACAGCCACAACTATCCCACACATGTTCCTCAAACAAACCCTAATAATCGACGGCCAGTGTTTtgcgaagaa contains the following coding sequences:
- the LOC127813690 gene encoding probable monogalactosyldiacylglycerol synthase, chloroplastic; the encoded protein is MYSTVSTQEHGDIFGLASKLSNFAFDYKLDILNSNGYSSLLSNYLYFDGKFKTVASLGLSSRRASTIRKLFNEFNRAIRFHSERIPLGFASIRIGSGNDNGCDVLEEEGLQLNGVESESPKKVLILMSDTGGGHRASAEAIKAAFSEEFGDEYQVFVTDLWTDHTPWPFNQLPRSYSFLVKHGPLWKMTYYASAPRVVHQSNFAATSTFIAREVAKGLMKYRPDIIISVHPLMQHVPLRILRARGLLKKIVFTTVVTDLSTCHPTWFHKLVTRCYCPTEEVAKRALKARLQPSQIKVYGLPVRPSFVKPIRPKDELRRELGMDEDLPAVLLMGGGEGMGPIEATARALGNTLYDENAGGAIGQVLVICGRNKKLANRLLSIDWKIPLQVKGFINKMEECMGACDCIITKAGPGTIAEAMIRGLPIILNDYIAGQEAGNVPYVVENGFGKFSKSPKEIASIVAQWFGPRADELKAMSQNALRLARPDAVFKIVRDLHELVRQKSFVPQYCSS